The following proteins are encoded in a genomic region of Myxosarcina sp. GI1:
- a CDS encoding glycoside hydrolase family 10 protein — protein sequence MSYSHSKSYCQEKETIQIELQSLAEIRGAWIANRPHSQVLESKDNIAEAMKFLAATGFNFVFPVVWNRGYTLFPSQVMASYDFPLLDPFYKQQQRDPLKEIIVEAKQHNIAVIPWFEYGFAASHLLSGGHILKQKPDWKAIAPDGSTVRHGSLTWMNGLNPQVQQFMLELVLEVVDKYDVAGIQGCDRFPAMPIAAGYDRETVTKYRKETGKQPSSNPKQQQWVQWRANLLTNFLAKLYRQVKQIKPEAIVSLSPAVYPFCLQNLLQDSQTWLERGIVDLIHPQIYRSSYSSYRQEVNKIVKTVDNNLLTKFAPGIAFTANGKALAAKDLLKCIELNRHSNFSGTVFFHYEGLKEYRDIFN from the coding sequence TTGAGTTACAGCCATTCCAAAAGTTACTGTCAAGAAAAGGAGACGATACAAATAGAACTTCAATCGTTAGCAGAAATACGTGGGGCTTGGATTGCCAACCGTCCTCATAGTCAAGTTTTGGAGTCGAAGGATAATATTGCTGAGGCAATGAAATTTTTAGCCGCTACGGGTTTTAATTTTGTATTTCCTGTAGTTTGGAATCGCGGTTATACTCTGTTCCCCTCTCAGGTAATGGCTAGCTATGATTTTCCTCTTCTCGATCCTTTTTACAAACAGCAACAGCGCGATCCTCTAAAGGAAATAATTGTTGAAGCCAAACAACATAATATTGCGGTTATTCCCTGGTTTGAATACGGTTTTGCAGCTTCCCACTTATTGAGTGGCGGGCATATTTTAAAACAAAAACCTGATTGGAAAGCGATTGCGCCAGATGGCAGCACTGTTAGACACGGAAGCCTTACCTGGATGAATGGTTTGAACCCCCAAGTGCAGCAGTTTATGCTAGAGCTAGTTTTAGAAGTAGTAGATAAATACGACGTAGCAGGAATTCAAGGATGCGATCGCTTTCCCGCTATGCCTATAGCCGCAGGTTACGATCGAGAAACAGTAACGAAGTATAGAAAAGAAACGGGAAAACAGCCATCTAGTAACCCCAAACAGCAACAATGGGTGCAATGGCGAGCTAATTTATTGACAAACTTTTTAGCCAAATTGTATCGACAGGTAAAACAAATAAAGCCAGAAGCGATCGTTTCTCTATCTCCTGCCGTATATCCTTTTTGCCTGCAAAATTTATTACAAGATAGTCAAACATGGCTAGAAAGAGGCATTGTCGATCTAATTCATCCGCAAATCTATCGCTCTAGCTACTCTAGCTATCGTCAGGAAGTAAACAAAATTGTTAAAACCGTAGATAATAATTTATTAACTAAATTTGCTCCAGGGATTGCTTTTACTGCCAACGGTAAGGCATTAGCTGCTAAAGATCTTCTTAAATGTATCGAACTAAATCGCCACAGTAATTTTAGCGGCACGGTGTTTTTTCACTATGAAGGTTTGAAAGAGTACAGAGATATATTCAACTAA
- a CDS encoding FG-GAP repeat protein: MVNYLLNLTELDGKNGFTVSGINDGDRLGAEVNNAGDINGDGFDDLILSAPFAAEPKTETQQYYPYNQGEVYIIFGSNNFAKNLDLNSLDGSNGFMIRGLANDARLGEAVSSAGDFNGDGFDDLIIGAPYAEKTFRYPNKICYSCVYDYRGEVYTIFGSNKGFAANLDLNSLDDNNGFFIKSIGDDDRLGRAVSGMGDINGDGFDDLIIGAPYASVSDENNREGEVYVVFGSNKGFAANFDLASLDGNNGFVVRGLDEADYLGKAVSNAGDINNDGLDDFIITAAYANGVYRGETYVIFGRKSGFAANLDLNSLDGSNGFLIQDVDGEALLDLGNALGNAGDINGDGFDDLIIGAPSASISTDNSQEGEAYVVFGSDKDFTARLDLNTLDGSNGFVVRGLKEGDRLGSTVSGAGDINDDGFDDIIIGGSEVYVIYGNARSFAPIFDLANLGNNEGFALTDFGGAVSNAGDVNGDGLDDLVIGAPSVSVSDRYNSLGDRYSNQGQAYILFGFQSLALDGTETDDTLTGGVGSDTLKGLRGNDRLAGLGAADTLLGGVGDDTILAGDGNDIARGEADNDSIDGGNGDDSLFGNNGRDTLDGGVGNDLLEGGLGSDTLSGSEGADTFTGNLAQLDGDIITDLTTEDEILVKNASFTSDSLTIALDSAILNIDVDLDGTIDSAIALEGNFTEADFKVESVAAEDNSDTSTVIKFSQPETKATVYRFFNSSVGAHFYTANKDERDYVRENLKNYDYEGASYKAAPEESDPLTGAVPVYRFFNKNTGVHLYTVSEVERDYVRENLDNWSFENIAYYGYEEPGANRTPLYRFYNRVVDAHFYTPSAAEKEAVLQNLPNYQLEGSNGIAFYVEPLEV; encoded by the coding sequence ATGGTTAATTATTTGCTGAATTTAACTGAGTTGGACGGCAAAAATGGTTTTACTGTTTCTGGTATAAATGACGGCGATCGCTTGGGAGCGGAGGTCAATAATGCAGGAGACATCAATGGCGATGGTTTTGACGATCTTATTTTGAGCGCACCTTTCGCGGCAGAACCGAAGACAGAAACTCAGCAATACTACCCTTATAACCAAGGAGAAGTTTATATAATTTTTGGTAGCAATAATTTTGCTAAAAATTTAGATTTAAATAGTCTTGATGGCAGCAATGGTTTTATGATTCGAGGTCTGGCTAATGACGCTCGTTTGGGTGAAGCTGTTAGCAGTGCAGGAGATTTTAATGGCGATGGTTTTGATGACCTAATTATTGGCGCACCCTATGCAGAAAAAACATTTCGCTATCCTAATAAAATTTGCTATAGCTGCGTTTACGATTATAGGGGAGAAGTTTATACGATCTTTGGTAGTAACAAGGGTTTTGCTGCCAATTTAGATTTGAATAGTCTGGACGACAACAATGGCTTTTTCATCAAAAGTATAGGCGATGACGACCGCTTGGGTAGAGCCGTTAGCGGTATGGGGGATATCAATGGCGATGGTTTTGATGACCTAATCATTGGCGCACCCTATGCCAGCGTTAGCGATGAGAATAATCGAGAGGGAGAGGTATACGTTGTTTTTGGTAGTAACAAAGGTTTTGCTGCCAATTTCGATCTTGCCAGTCTCGATGGTAATAACGGTTTTGTCGTTCGAGGACTAGATGAAGCAGACTATTTGGGTAAAGCTGTCAGCAATGCAGGAGATATTAACAATGATGGCTTAGATGATTTTATTATTACTGCAGCTTACGCTAACGGAGTTTATCGTGGAGAAACCTATGTAATTTTTGGACGAAAAAGCGGTTTTGCTGCCAACTTAGATTTGAATAGTCTCGATGGTAGTAATGGTTTTCTGATTCAAGATGTAGATGGAGAAGCTCTTTTAGACTTAGGTAATGCGCTAGGTAATGCAGGAGATATTAACGGCGATGGTTTTGACGACCTAATCATTGGCGCACCTTCTGCTAGTATTAGCACTGACAACAGTCAAGAAGGAGAAGCTTATGTTGTTTTTGGTAGCGATAAGGATTTTACTGCCAGGTTAGATTTAAATACTCTAGATGGCAGTAATGGTTTTGTTGTTCGAGGTCTGAAAGAGGGCGATCGCTTGGGTAGTACCGTTAGCGGTGCAGGAGATATTAACGATGATGGTTTTGACGACATAATTATTGGCGGCTCCGAAGTATACGTTATTTATGGTAACGCTCGGAGTTTCGCTCCTATTTTCGATCTAGCCAATCTTGGCAATAATGAAGGTTTTGCTCTGACTGACTTTGGTGGTGCCGTTAGCAATGCAGGAGATGTTAACGGCGATGGTCTTGATGACCTGGTTATTGGCGCACCTTCTGTTAGTGTTAGCGATCGCTATAATAGTCTTGGCGATCGCTATAGTAATCAAGGACAAGCATACATTCTCTTTGGTTTTCAATCGTTGGCACTAGATGGCACAGAAACAGACGATACACTTACTGGCGGTGTGGGAAGCGATACTCTCAAAGGTTTGAGAGGCAACGATCGTTTAGCAGGACTCGGTGCTGCTGACACGCTTTTAGGTGGAGTGGGAGACGACACGATTTTGGCTGGCGACGGCAACGATATTGCTAGAGGAGAAGCTGACAACGACAGTATTGATGGCGGTAACGGAGATGACAGTTTGTTTGGTAATAACGGACGAGACACTCTAGACGGTGGAGTTGGTAACGATTTGCTTGAAGGTGGTTTGGGTTCTGATACCCTATCGGGTTCCGAGGGGGCTGATACCTTTACTGGTAATTTAGCTCAGTTAGATGGCGATATTATTACCGACTTGACTACAGAAGACGAAATTTTAGTAAAAAATGCCAGTTTCACTAGCGATAGCTTAACTATAGCTTTAGATTCGGCAATATTAAATATTGATGTTGACTTAGATGGAACGATTGATTCGGCGATCGCTTTGGAAGGAAATTTTACTGAGGCAGATTTCAAGGTAGAATCAGTTGCTGCTGAAGATAATTCAGACACATCGACAGTTATCAAATTTTCCCAACCCGAAACCAAAGCGACAGTCTATCGCTTTTTCAATTCATCTGTGGGAGCGCATTTTTATACTGCCAATAAAGATGAAAGAGATTATGTTAGAGAAAACCTCAAAAACTATGACTATGAAGGAGCCTCATACAAAGCCGCACCAGAAGAAAGCGATCCTCTAACAGGAGCGGTACCAGTTTATCGTTTCTTTAATAAAAACACGGGCGTACATCTATATACGGTTTCGGAAGTCGAACGAGACTACGTTAGAGAAAATCTCGATAACTGGAGCTTTGAAAACATTGCCTATTATGGTTATGAAGAACCAGGAGCAAACAGAACCCCTCTATATCGTTTTTATAATCGAGTTGTTGATGCTCACTTTTATACTCCTTCAGCAGCAGAAAAAGAGGCGGTGCTACAGAACCTTCCAAATTACCAGCTAGAAGGAAGCAATGGTATTGCTTTTTATGTCGAACCACTGGAAGTATAG
- a CDS encoding amino acid permease has translation MKTSSSEPTSNQTVPAQSSGLGAFGGVFTPSILTILGVIMYLRLGWVVGNVGLLGTLIIVTLSTGITLLTALSICAIATDRVVRVGGAYYMISRSLGIETGGAVGIPLYFAQALSVALYTIGFAESVVSTFGHLNQLYVALITTIAVAILALTSAKLAIKAQYFIMVAIVLSLISLIFGKSVEPTNIEMWGAASGESFWKVFAVFFPAVTGIMAGVNMSGDLRDPIRSIPTGTLAAVGTGYVIYMLLPILLASRVDATTLIEDNLIMQQISFWGPSILLGVWGATLSSAIGSLLGAPRVAQALARDRVLPKWLSWLGRGSGPDDEPRLGTIMTLGVVIAAVCIGQLDLIAPILSMFFLTTYLVLNIAAGIEGFLQSPSFRPAFKVHWSLSLLGAIGCLAVMFLINPIATVVAAIIVLVIFLWLERRELQTTWGDARRGMWMTLLRTGIFNVEREQDYKNWRPNILILSGAPTKRWNLIELANSLSQNRGLITVSSVLPPGSRNIRQQGEMEETVREYLNRHGVQALVRMVTASNMFDGGLQLLEAYGIGPLIPNTFLLGASASPKNRDLYCELIAQIHLAKRNAIILHDDRERGFGLRRQIDLWWGGFNNNGSLMLLLAYLLSSDVDWREAAVNLKLVVHDEKAANKAKESVKNLIEELRLGVKVKVILGDERPFPEILHESSREADLVFLGLPEPDENFVSNYERLLSWSEDLPSTIFVLAASDYAHQEVLT, from the coding sequence ATGAAAACCTCTTCGTCCGAACCAACGAGCAATCAAACCGTTCCCGCTCAAAGTTCGGGATTGGGAGCTTTTGGCGGCGTTTTTACTCCTTCAATTCTGACAATTCTCGGCGTAATTATGTACTTACGCCTGGGTTGGGTAGTAGGTAATGTCGGTTTGTTGGGAACGCTGATTATAGTTACCCTCTCTACGGGCATTACTTTACTTACGGCTCTATCAATTTGCGCGATCGCTACAGATCGAGTCGTGCGGGTTGGAGGTGCCTACTACATGATTAGCCGTTCTTTGGGAATTGAAACTGGTGGAGCGGTAGGAATTCCCTTATACTTCGCTCAGGCATTGTCGGTAGCACTATATACCATTGGTTTTGCCGAGAGTGTAGTAAGTACTTTTGGTCATCTCAATCAGCTTTATGTGGCTCTAATTACTACGATAGCGGTAGCTATTCTAGCTCTTACCTCTGCTAAATTGGCGATTAAGGCACAGTATTTTATTATGGTGGCGATCGTTCTATCGCTTATATCTCTGATATTTGGTAAATCTGTAGAGCCGACCAATATTGAAATGTGGGGAGCTGCTTCTGGAGAATCTTTTTGGAAGGTGTTTGCAGTTTTCTTTCCTGCCGTAACTGGCATCATGGCAGGGGTTAATATGTCAGGCGACTTACGCGATCCGATTCGTTCGATACCTACGGGTACTCTAGCTGCTGTGGGAACGGGTTACGTAATTTATATGCTTCTTCCCATTTTACTTGCCAGTCGAGTTGATGCCACAACTTTGATTGAAGACAACTTAATTATGCAGCAGATATCTTTTTGGGGACCATCAATTTTATTGGGAGTTTGGGGAGCTACCCTTTCTAGTGCCATTGGTAGCCTGTTGGGTGCGCCTCGCGTTGCTCAAGCCCTGGCAAGAGATCGAGTACTACCCAAATGGTTGAGTTGGTTGGGCAGAGGTAGCGGACCCGATGATGAGCCGCGTTTGGGTACGATTATGACTTTAGGAGTAGTGATTGCAGCAGTCTGTATCGGACAGTTAGATCTCATCGCTCCCATACTGAGTATGTTTTTTCTTACCACCTACCTGGTATTAAACATTGCCGCAGGGATCGAAGGTTTTTTACAAAGTCCTTCTTTCCGTCCTGCCTTTAAAGTCCACTGGAGTTTATCTTTACTAGGGGCGATCGGCTGTTTGGCGGTAATGTTTCTCATCAACCCCATCGCCACTGTAGTAGCAGCCATTATCGTACTGGTAATTTTCTTATGGTTAGAAAGAAGAGAACTACAGACTACCTGGGGTGATGCCCGTAGGGGTATGTGGATGACTTTATTAAGAACGGGAATTTTTAATGTAGAACGGGAACAAGACTATAAAAACTGGCGACCGAATATATTGATTTTGTCTGGCGCACCTACCAAACGCTGGAATTTAATCGAGTTAGCCAACTCTTTAAGTCAGAACAGAGGCTTAATTACCGTTTCTAGTGTCTTACCTCCTGGCTCTCGTAATATTCGCCAGCAGGGAGAAATGGAAGAAACCGTACGCGAATATTTAAACAGACATGGCGTACAGGCTCTAGTCCGCATGGTTACTGCATCTAATATGTTTGATGGTGGGTTACAGCTACTAGAAGCCTATGGCATCGGTCCTTTAATTCCCAATACTTTCTTACTCGGTGCTAGTGCTAGTCCCAAAAATCGAGATTTATACTGCGAGCTAATCGCTCAAATTCATTTAGCCAAACGCAACGCCATTATCCTTCACGACGATCGGGAACGCGGTTTTGGCTTGCGCCGACAAATCGATCTGTGGTGGGGAGGGTTTAACAATAATGGTAGTTTGATGTTGTTACTAGCTTATTTGCTTAGTTCTGACGTAGATTGGCGCGAGGCAGCAGTAAATCTTAAGCTTGTAGTACATGACGAAAAAGCAGCTAATAAAGCAAAAGAGAGCGTTAAAAATTTGATTGAGGAGTTACGTTTGGGAGTTAAAGTCAAAGTTATTCTTGGTGACGAACGACCTTTTCCTGAAATTCTTCACGAATCATCACGGGAAGCCGATCTGGTGTTTCTCGGTTTGCCAGAACCAGATGAAAATTTTGTTAGCAACTACGAACGTCTACTGTCATGGAGTGAAGATCTTCCTTCGACAATTTTTGTCTTAGCAGCCTCTGACTATGCTCACCAAGAAGTACTGACATAA
- the purB gene encoding adenylosuccinate lyase, which produces MIERYTLPEMGEIWTDAYKLKTWLRVELAVCEAQAELGYIPQEAVAEIKAKADFDPKRVLEIEEEVRHDVIAFLTNVNEYVGDAGRYIHLGLTSSDVLDTGLALQMVASLELILEKLEELVQAIRYQAQQHRYTVMVGRSHGIHAEPITFGFKLAGWLAEVLRNRDRLAKLSRDIAVGKISGAVGTYANVDPQVEAIACQKLDLEPDTASTQVISRDRHAEFVQQLALLSASIERFAVEIRNLQRTDVLEVEEYFSKKQKGSSAMPHKRNPIRSERLTGMARIIRGNAVAALENVALWHERDISHSSVERVILPDSCILTHFMLREITNLVKNLLVYPENMKRNMNVYGGVIFSQRVLLALVEKGMNREEAYRVVQNCAHTAWNQLEGNFRALIEQDDTVKQKLSASEIAACFDPQHHLKHLDEIYQRLGI; this is translated from the coding sequence ATGATCGAACGCTATACCCTGCCCGAAATGGGCGAAATTTGGACTGATGCTTATAAATTAAAAACCTGGCTAAGAGTAGAGTTAGCAGTTTGCGAGGCACAAGCAGAACTAGGTTATATTCCTCAAGAAGCAGTAGCAGAAATTAAAGCCAAAGCTGACTTCGATCCCAAACGCGTATTAGAAATAGAAGAGGAAGTTCGCCACGACGTTATTGCTTTTTTAACCAACGTTAATGAATATGTAGGGGATGCAGGAAGATATATTCATTTAGGCTTGACTAGTTCTGATGTTTTAGATACGGGGCTGGCTTTGCAAATGGTTGCCAGTCTGGAGTTGATTTTAGAAAAGCTGGAAGAATTAGTTCAGGCAATTCGCTATCAGGCACAGCAACACCGCTATACGGTAATGGTAGGGCGATCGCATGGTATTCATGCCGAACCAATTACCTTTGGCTTTAAGTTGGCGGGTTGGCTGGCTGAAGTGCTGCGAAATCGCGATCGCCTGGCAAAATTGAGTCGCGATATTGCTGTAGGTAAGATTTCGGGTGCGGTGGGGACTTATGCTAACGTCGATCCACAAGTAGAGGCGATCGCCTGTCAGAAGTTAGATTTAGAACCCGATACGGCTTCAACTCAGGTAATTTCACGCGATCGCCATGCCGAATTCGTGCAGCAGCTAGCGTTGCTATCGGCTTCTATCGAACGCTTTGCCGTCGAAATTCGCAACCTCCAGCGTACCGATGTTTTGGAAGTAGAAGAATACTTTTCTAAAAAGCAAAAAGGTTCTTCGGCAATGCCCCACAAACGCAACCCGATTCGTTCGGAAAGACTGACGGGAATGGCAAGAATCATTCGCGGTAACGCCGTAGCAGCTTTAGAAAATGTCGCTTTGTGGCACGAACGGGATATTTCTCATAGTTCGGTAGAACGGGTGATTTTGCCCGATAGCTGTATTTTGACTCACTTTATGCTGAGAGAAATCACCAACTTGGTCAAAAATCTGCTGGTATATCCCGAAAACATGAAGCGCAATATGAATGTCTATGGCGGGGTAATTTTTTCTCAACGAGTGTTGCTAGCTTTAGTAGAAAAAGGCATGAACCGAGAAGAAGCCTATCGCGTAGTACAAAATTGCGCCCATACTGCCTGGAATCAGCTAGAAGGTAACTTTCGTGCTTTAATCGAGCAAGACGATACGGTAAAGCAAAAGCTATCCGCATCAGAAATTGCCGCCTGTTTCGATCCCCAACATCATCTCAAGCATCTGGATGAAATTTATCAGCGTTTGGGAATTTAA
- a CDS encoding F0F1 ATP synthase subunit gamma, which produces MPNLKAIRDRISSVKNTKKITEAMRLVAAAKVRRAQEQVNSTRPFADSLAEVLYNLKDRLRFEDVDLPLFEQREVSKVALLVITGDRGLCGGYNANVIRRAEQRAKELQKEGVEYTYVLIGRKAVQHFRRRNVPINKTFVNLEQIPTAAEASSVADELLSLFLSETVDRVELVYTKFVSLISSRPVIQTLLPLTPQGLEVKDDEIFRLTTRGGEFNVEREKVSSEMQTFPRDTIFEQDPVQILDSLLPLYLNNQLLRSLQEAAASELAARMTAMNNASDNATELMKDLTLSYNKARQAAITQEILEVVSGAEAL; this is translated from the coding sequence ATGCCCAATCTTAAAGCGATTCGCGATCGCATCTCTTCAGTAAAAAATACCAAAAAAATTACCGAAGCCATGCGCCTGGTAGCAGCAGCTAAGGTACGTCGCGCTCAAGAACAAGTTAATTCCACCCGTCCTTTTGCCGACAGTCTGGCAGAAGTGTTGTACAACCTTAAAGACAGACTGAGATTTGAAGATGTCGATTTGCCTCTTTTCGAGCAACGAGAAGTAAGCAAAGTTGCCCTGTTAGTAATTACTGGCGATCGCGGTTTGTGTGGCGGTTATAATGCCAACGTAATTCGACGAGCCGAACAGAGAGCCAAAGAACTACAGAAAGAAGGAGTTGAATATACCTACGTCTTAATCGGTCGCAAAGCGGTTCAACATTTTAGAAGACGTAATGTTCCAATTAACAAAACCTTTGTAAACTTAGAACAAATTCCTACCGCAGCGGAAGCATCTTCAGTTGCCGACGAACTACTATCTTTGTTTTTATCAGAAACGGTAGATAGAGTCGAGCTAGTTTACACTAAGTTTGTTTCCTTAATTAGTTCTCGTCCTGTAATTCAAACCCTACTGCCACTAACTCCCCAAGGACTGGAAGTAAAAGATGACGAAATTTTCCGCCTGACTACTAGAGGCGGTGAATTTAATGTCGAACGAGAAAAAGTTAGCAGCGAAATGCAAACTTTCCCCAGAGACACAATTTTCGAGCAAGACCCCGTACAAATTCTCGATTCTTTACTGCCTCTTTACCTTAATAACCAGCTTTTGCGTTCTTTACAAGAGGCGGCAGCTAGCGAACTTGCAGCTAGAATGACAGCAATGAACAATGCTAGTGATAACGCCACTGAGTTGATGAAAGATCTTACTCTCTCATACAACAAAGCCAGACAAGCTGCTATTACTCAAGAAATTTTAGAGGTAGTTTCGGGTGCTGAAGCTCTATGA
- the atpA gene encoding F0F1 ATP synthase subunit alpha encodes MVSIRPDEISSIIRQQIESYEQDVKVSNVGTVLQIGDGIARVYGLEQAMAGELLEFEDGTVGIALNLEEDNVGAVLMGDGFGIQEGSTVNATGQIASIPVGEAVVGRIVDSLARPIDGKGDIDTSENRLIESPAPGIIARKSVCEPLQTGITAIDAMIPIGRGQRELIIGDRQTGKTAVAVDTIINQQGEDVVCVYVAVGQKASTVAQVVGTLEDKGAMDYTVVVAANANDPATLQYLAPYTGAAIAEYFMYKGKATLVIYDDLTKQAQAYRQMSLLLRRPPGREAYPGDVFYLHSRLLERAAKLNDNLGGGSMTALPIIETQAGDVSAYIPTNVISITDGQIFLSSDLFNAGFRPAINAGISVSRVGSAAQTKAIKKVAGKLKLELAQFAELEAFSQFASDLDAATQNQLARGQRLRQILKQDQNSPLSVAEQVAVVYSGLNGYLDDIDVEKVSDFAKGLREYLDNNKGKYMEIISSEKVLTDEAENLLKEGIKEYKQTFKAAA; translated from the coding sequence ATGGTTAGCATCAGACCAGACGAAATTAGCAGCATCATTCGCCAGCAGATCGAATCTTACGAGCAGGACGTTAAAGTATCCAATGTCGGTACCGTATTACAGATCGGAGACGGGATCGCTCGCGTCTACGGTTTGGAACAGGCAATGGCAGGGGAACTGTTAGAATTTGAAGACGGCACCGTGGGTATTGCCTTGAACCTGGAAGAAGATAACGTGGGCGCGGTATTGATGGGTGATGGCTTTGGCATTCAAGAAGGCAGTACCGTTAATGCTACGGGACAAATTGCCTCAATTCCTGTAGGAGAAGCAGTCGTAGGCAGAATTGTCGATTCTTTGGCGCGTCCGATTGATGGTAAAGGTGATATCGATACTAGCGAAAATCGTCTAATTGAGTCTCCCGCACCAGGAATTATCGCTCGTAAGTCCGTGTGCGAACCCTTACAGACTGGCATTACCGCCATCGATGCCATGATTCCCATCGGTCGCGGACAGCGCGAATTGATCATTGGCGATCGCCAGACGGGCAAAACCGCAGTCGCAGTAGATACGATTATCAACCAACAGGGCGAAGATGTAGTTTGTGTTTACGTTGCGGTCGGACAAAAAGCTTCTACCGTCGCTCAGGTAGTAGGTACTTTAGAAGACAAAGGTGCGATGGACTATACGGTTGTGGTAGCAGCTAATGCTAACGACCCTGCCACCCTACAGTATCTCGCGCCCTACACTGGTGCGGCGATCGCCGAATACTTTATGTATAAAGGTAAAGCTACTTTGGTAATCTACGATGACTTGACCAAACAGGCACAGGCTTATCGTCAAATGTCTCTCTTGCTACGTCGTCCCCCTGGTCGCGAAGCCTATCCTGGAGACGTATTCTATCTTCACTCCCGTCTCTTAGAACGCGCTGCCAAGCTCAACGACAATTTAGGAGGCGGCAGCATGACCGCTCTGCCAATCATCGAAACTCAAGCGGGTGACGTATCGGCATACATTCCCACCAACGTAATTTCCATTACCGACGGACAAATATTCCTCTCTAGCGACCTATTTAACGCTGGCTTTCGTCCTGCCATCAATGCAGGTATTTCGGTATCTCGCGTAGGTTCTGCGGCTCAAACCAAAGCAATTAAGAAAGTTGCAGGTAAACTCAAGCTGGAACTGGCTCAATTTGCCGAACTAGAAGCTTTTTCTCAATTTGCTTCTGATTTGGATGCCGCTACTCAAAATCAGTTAGCGAGAGGACAGCGTTTGCGTCAGATTCTCAAACAGGATCAAAATTCACCTCTATCCGTAGCCGAACAAGTGGCAGTAGTATACTCTGGTCTTAACGGCTATTTAGACGATATTGATGTAGAAAAAGTAAGCGATTTTGCCAAGGGTCTGCGAGAATATCTCGACAATAACAAAGGCAAATACATGGAGATTATTTCTTCAGAAAAAGTGCTAACTGACGAAGCTGAAAATCTCCTCAAAGAAGGTATTAAAGAATACAAGCAAACCTTCAAGGCAGCAGCCTAA
- the atpH gene encoding ATP synthase F1 subunit delta, which yields MSGTLVSSEIAEPYAQALMSLAQQNDLADQFGDTFRALESLFAESEEFRDFIANPVIDPEAKKSVLKRVMGDDANSYLVNFMMLLVDKRRIMFLETIGQQYLELLRKLNQVVLAEVTSAKELEDEQKQRIVEKVKGMTDANDVELKTSIDPSLIGGVIIKVGSKVIDASLRGQLRRISVSLKS from the coding sequence ATGAGTGGAACTTTAGTCAGTAGTGAAATTGCCGAACCCTACGCTCAGGCACTGATGTCTCTAGCGCAGCAAAACGACCTTGCAGACCAGTTTGGCGATACCTTTCGTGCTTTAGAATCATTATTTGCAGAATCTGAAGAATTTAGAGATTTTATTGCCAATCCAGTTATCGATCCAGAAGCAAAGAAATCGGTACTAAAAAGAGTCATGGGCGACGATGCCAACTCTTATTTAGTAAACTTTATGATGCTGCTGGTAGATAAACGGCGCATCATGTTTTTAGAAACAATCGGACAACAATATCTGGAGCTACTACGCAAGTTAAATCAAGTCGTACTAGCAGAAGTCACCTCCGCTAAAGAGCTAGAAGACGAACAAAAACAGCGAATTGTTGAAAAAGTTAAAGGAATGACCGACGCTAACGATGTCGAACTGAAAACCAGTATCGATCCTAGTTTAATCGGTGGAGTCATTATTAAAGTAGGATCTAAAGTGATTGATGCTAGTTTGCGCGGTCAATTACGTCGTATTAGCGTCAGTCTTAAAAGCTAG
- a CDS encoding F0F1 ATP synthase subunit B — translation MMGTFFLLNAETAASSESGFGLNFDILGTNLINIGIVVVLLVVYGGKVVGNILSERRAKIEQDIKEAEARKNESQAALNEAQQNLKEAQATAEKIRTEAKTNAQKAADEILAKGKKEVERLKASAAADLDSDRERAIAELRERVVAMAIAKAESRLEEIVDDDAQRQLIERSIAQIGG, via the coding sequence ATGATGGGGACTTTTTTCCTTCTTAACGCCGAGACAGCAGCCTCGTCAGAAAGTGGTTTTGGTCTTAATTTTGACATTTTAGGAACCAATCTGATCAACATAGGAATCGTTGTCGTGTTGCTAGTTGTCTACGGAGGCAAAGTTGTCGGCAATATTCTCAGCGAAAGACGCGCCAAAATCGAACAAGACATCAAAGAAGCAGAAGCTCGCAAAAACGAATCTCAAGCAGCTTTAAATGAAGCCCAACAAAACTTAAAAGAGGCGCAGGCTACTGCCGAAAAGATTCGTACCGAAGCCAAAACTAATGCTCAAAAAGCTGCCGATGAAATCTTAGCTAAAGGTAAGAAAGAGGTAGAGCGACTCAAGGCATCAGCCGCAGCCGATCTAGATTCCGATCGCGAAAGAGCGATCGCCGAATTGCGAGAACGAGTAGTAGCAATGGCTATAGCCAAAGCCGAATCTCGCCTGGAAGAAATCGTGGATGATGATGCCCAACGCCAGCTAATCGAACGCAGTATCGCACAAATAGGAGGGTAA